A DNA window from Primulina tabacum isolate GXHZ01 chromosome 12, ASM2559414v2, whole genome shotgun sequence contains the following coding sequences:
- the LOC142521273 gene encoding protein GET1-like, producing MEETLSERGKSAAATVIFILVFCFHFASKYLDSFKKKRGSTSEVDAQLRAEINQLLKEANSLSQPSTFAQSAKLRRMAAAKEKELAKNKELHNKDTKSSFDSYENLLKISKFLSYALLILWFWGMPVATISDQLVQPFGKVLSWRAGRSLKDSVMVGIIPWLILSTRVSKFICRKLLK from the exons ATGGAAGAAACCCTTTCGGAGCGCGGGAAATCGGCGGCGGCCACCGTGATCTTCATCCTCGTCTTCTGTTTCCACTTCGCCTCAAAATACCTCGATTCGTTTAAGAAAAAG AGAGGATCAACGAGTGAGGTGGATGCTCAATTGCGAGCAGAGATCAACCAGCTCTTGAAGGAGGCTAATTCCTTATCACA GCCTTCAACATTTGCACAATCTGCGAAGCTAAGAAGGATGGCAGCAGCCAAGGAAAAAGAGCTTGCAAAAA ATAAAGAACTACACAATAAAGATACAAAATCATCATTTGATTCCTATGAAAATCTCTTAAAAATATCAAAG TTCCTTTCATACGCTTTGCTGATTTTATGGTTTTGGGGGATGCCGGTGGCTACGATATCTGATCAGCTCGTGCAACCCTTTg GTAAGGTGTTATCTTGGAGAGCAGGAAGATCTTTGAAGGACAGCGTAATG GTTGGAATCATACCATGGTTGATTCTGTCCACTCGGGTTAGCAAGTTTATCTGCAGGAAGCTACTCAAGTAA
- the LOC142521466 gene encoding uncharacterized protein LOC142521466, translating into MDGKAEVKQLEECSVSNALGTWVFSVAGALLAIPVGIKRKSLAPLVFFGTTGTMLDIIMGISACEREHAERQMKLLEEAQNAENAGAET; encoded by the exons ATGGATGGGAAAGCGGAGGTTAAACAGCTCGAGGAATGTTCGGTTTCGAA TGCACTGGGCACATGGGTTTTCTCCGTAGCTGGTGCCTTGCTTGCTATCCCCGTGGGAATAAAACGGAAATCCTTGGCACCACTTGTATTTTTTGGCACAACCGGCACCATGCTCGACATAATCATGGGAATCAGCGCCTGTGAAAGAGAACACGCTGAACGGCAGATGAAGCTTCTGGAGGAAGCACAAAATGCAGAAAATGCTGGGGCTGAAACATGA